One window from the genome of Montipora foliosa isolate CH-2021 chromosome 5, ASM3666993v2, whole genome shotgun sequence encodes:
- the LOC138002572 gene encoding LOW QUALITY PROTEIN: uncharacterized protein (The sequence of the model RefSeq protein was modified relative to this genomic sequence to represent the inferred CDS: substituted 2 bases at 2 genomic stop codons) has product MAMDLKEKNFNHIDGFHWEDSQHRISRHLGLNTGLASNIYRKLQDVCSRDLEDRPFTPFGSPGMVVKCDESKFNHKPKYNRGRRAARDTWVFGMVTTKFSPARGYFEVVDRRDAATLHPIISRCVRPGTEVHTDDWASYRNXDXRINNVGAHQVVVHRRNFLDPATGVHTQDIESCWNNLKLGLKTRRGIKREDMQAYLDEQMWRQWRGGPHQHALQNFLTIFPLQYVVTNPVL; this is encoded by the exons ATGGCTATggatttaaaagaaaagaactttaacCACATCGACGGTTTTCATTG GGAAGATTCCCAGCACAGGATTTCGAGGCACCTGGGTTTGAATACAGGTTTGGCGTCCAATATATACAGAAAGTTACAGGATGTCTGTTCAAGAGATCTGGAGGACAGACCTTTCACCCCCTTTGGTAGTCCAGGAATGGTCGTAAAATGTGACGAGAGCAAATTTAACCACAAACCTAAG TACAACAGAGGGAGAAGGGCGGCCAGAGACACATGGGTGTTTGGGATGGTCACTACGAAGTTTAGCCCAGCGAGGGGCTACTTCGAGGTAGTGGATAGGAGGGACGCAGCTACTCTCCATCCAATAATATCCAGATGCGTGCGCCCGGGAACAGAAGTTCACACTGACGATTGGGCTTCTTACAGAAACTAAGACTAGCGAATAAATAATGTTGGCGCACACCAAGTGGTTGTGCATCGTCGCAACTTTCTTGACCCAGCGACTGGTGTTCACACGCAGGATATAGAGTCATGTTGGAACAACCTCAAGCTGGGTCTAAAAACGCGCAGAGGAATAAAGAGGGAGGACATGCAAGCTTACCTTGACGAGCAGATGTGGCGACAGTGGAGAGGAGGTCCTCATCAGCATGCCCTACAAAACTTCTTAACCATTTTTCCCTTACAGTACGTAGTAACTAATCCAGTGTTATAA